In the genome of Nonomuraea sp. NBC_00507, the window TGACGCGCCGCAGCGCCGCCTCCGGCAGCACCGTCTCGTTGATGACCTGATCACGCCCGGCCTGATTGATCCGACTGTTTCCAGAGGCCGTAGCCTCCATCTGGCCTGCGGCTGCTGGTGCCCAGAGTCGTCGGCCGACGACGGCGGACCGCTCATCGCTCGTTGATGGTCTGGTCGCGTCCTGCCTGATAGACGCGGCCTGACCCCGAAGCCTCCGCCCGCATCTGCACGTTCGTCGCATGATCGCCACTGGAGGCGATCCCGCTGTTGTCACCGCCGATCGAGATCGAGCGCTCCCCGGAGGCAGAGGCTGACGTGCCGAACGTCGCCACCAGCACCCGCAATTCGGCTTCCGCGGCGGGATCGTCCTCCAGCAGATCGCTCAACCGCAGCCGCCAGGCCGCCTCCTGCTCGACGCGGGCCCGCTCCACCTCAGCGCCGGTCCTGCCGACCAGTTCCTGCCGCGAGCGCTCCAGCCGCTGCACGGCGATCTCCTGCCGCTCGGGTTTGCCCCGCCCCAGCAGCCGGGCGAAGCCTTGCTTGGCCAACGTCCACGCATCGGTGGTCATCGCCTCCACCAGCGCCGTGCCCCCGGACGCCGCTAACGCCTCATTCATCATCTTCGGCCCCTCCCTTGGCCCTTGTGTCCGGCTATCGCCACGAGCACGTTCCGCATTACTGCGATAACCGACGGATCATGACCTGAGGTTCCGAATCTGCTGTCACTGAGCGGCTGTCTATGTTCGGCCGCGAGCTCGACCGCCTTGCCTCCGGCGGATGGCGCGAACGTTATCGCGAGCCGGTCTGCCCGCGTGTCGGGTCCCACCAGGAGCCTTTATCAACGATAGCGAAGACTTGATACCAGCGGTTATTCCAGTGATAACTTAGAAGCGGAATCGCTGGAAGCGTACACGAGGAGACCTCATGATCGTTGTCACCACTCCCACCGGCCAGATCGGCGCCCAGGTCCTGGACAAGGTCCTCACCAGTGACGAGCACATTCGCGTGATCGTGCGCGACCCGTCCCGTGTCGCGGCCAAGGCCCGCGAGCGCGTCGAGGTGGTCCACGGGTCACACGACGACCCCGACGTCGTCACCAAGGCATTCGCCGGTGCCGACACCGTGTTCTGGGCTGTGCCGCCGAACATGCGGGTCCAAAACGTCGTGGACTACTACGAAGACTTCAGCCGCCCGGCGAGCGAGGCGATCAAGGCTCAGGGTGTCAAGCGCGTGGTGGCCGTCTCCAGCCTCGGTCGTGAGTCCGGCGAGGTGGCCAAGCGCGCCGGGCACCTGACGGCGGCGTTCGCGATGGACGACTTGCTCGAGGCCACGGGCGTGAGCTACCGGGCGCTTCGCATGCCGTTCTTCAAGGAGAACCTGCTCGGGCAGGTCAGGGTCATCAAGAGTCAGGGCACGTTCTTCCTGGCCAACACCGCTGACCGTCCGCTCGCGACCTGCGCGACATCGGACGTCGCCGCCGCGGCCACCGCACTGCTGCTCGACGACTCCTGGAGCGGCCAGGGCAGCGTCCCGGTCGCCGGTCCCGACGACCTGTCACCGAACCAGATGGCGCAGGTCATGTCCGAGGCGCTGCAGCGCACGGTCCGTTTCCAGGAGATCAGTACCGACGCCTACCGGACGAGGATGTCGCAGTACGGGATTACCGAGGGGGCGGCGCAGGGCATGGCCGACATGGTGACCGCACAGAACGACGGCATCTACGACCATGAGACCCGGACTCCACCGTTCGCCATCCCCGGCACCAGCTTCCGCCAGTGGTGCCAGGACGTCCTCAAGCCCGCGGTCCTAAGCTGACCACTGCGCGGGTACTCCGTCCAGTTGGCCTCCAAGTGCTGACTACGCGAACTCGCTGGGTTGTGCGAAGAGCGCGGTCAGGAGCGTGAAGAGGGTACGTCGTTCGGTTGACGACAGGGGTCCGAACATCTCGTCTTCCAGCATCGAGATGGTCTGTTCGGTCTTCTCCATCCATGCCGCGCCCTCGACGGTCACACATGGACCATGTCTCTTGGCAGTCTGTGGCCATTGCGCCGCCGCCCCTGGCATTCTCGGGACATGCAGAGCGTGTACGAGGCCGCAGGTGGCAGCACAGGCCTGCTCCGCCTGGCCGAAGCGTGGCATTCCAGGGTGATGGCCGACGACGTGGTCAGCCACCCGTTCAGCCATGGATTCCATCCTCAGCACAGCGAGCGACTGGCGGCGTACTGGGCCGAGGCCCTCGGTGGACCCGCCACCTACTCCGAAACCCATGGAGACGAGACATCGGTCGTGCGGATCCACAGCGGCAACGGCCCGCACGAGGAAATGGACCGCCGGGCGATCGCCTGTTTCGACCAGGCCCTGGAGGATGTGGGGCTGACCGCGGCCGAGCCGCTTCGGCAGGTGCTGCACGACTACTTCGTCTGGGCCACCACGACGACGATGGCGCGTTACCCGACGTCTGCCGACGACGTCCCGGAGGGCCTGACGATTCCGCGATGGTCATGGGACGGACTGCAGCGCTGAGCCGAGTTAGCCCGGAACTCCAAGGCGGCGCGGGTCAGCTCGGTGCGCAGCCGCGAGCGTTCGCAGGCGATCCAGTCGTCGGGCGAGGTGGAGAAGCGGTAGTCGTCGCCTGGGGGTTCAGCTCGTTCTGAGGTACAGCCGACCTCGTGCCGACGACGCGTGAATACTGACGCGCCGTTGACAGGGACCGATTGTCGGCCTCAACGAGGCCAGAATGATGGGATGAGTGCGGCGATGGCGTCGAGGATGCGATCGAGTCCATGCCGGAAGCGTTCCTCGGGGGCGAGGTGGGCGGTGCGGGAGTCGAGAACCGATCGGTTGAACAGGGGGAAGGCGCCGGATTCGACGACCTGGCGGACGTACGGCCCCATGTAGTCCCGCTTCCAGCGCTCGGGGTCCAGGCCGGTGCGGCGGGCCTCCTCCAGCCAGCCGATCTCGCGGCGGATCGCGCTGTGTACGTAGTCGTTCAGCATGCCGACGAAGCCGGTGATGTCGTCGATGTCGAGCCCGAGCCCGTCGAAGGCGCCGAGTGCGAACTCGTGCACGCGCAGCAGGTTGGGGCCTAGCGTGGGCCGGCTGGTGAGCAGCGCGATCAGCCAGGGATGGCGTAGGCCGGCGGCGCGGATCTGCCGGGCCAGCAGGGTCAGGTCGCCGCGCCAGTCACCGGACGGGCCGTCGGGAAGCTCGATCTCGCTCATCGCCAGGTCGATCATGAGGTCGAACAGGTCGTCGCGCCGGGGTACGTAGCGGTAAAGCGACATGGCGCCGGTGCCCAGCTCGCCCGCGATCCGCCGCATGGTCGCGGCCTCCACTCCTTCGGCGTCGGCATGGTGGTCGCAGCCACCTTCCTGCCCCAGTACATGCAGCTGGTCCACAGCGCCTCGCCGATCGCCAGCGGCCTGCTGATCCTGCCCGCGATGCTGGGCATGGTCGCCGTGCTGATCGCCACCGGCCGGCTCATCAGCCGCAACGGCCGCTACCGGATCTACCCGATCCTCGGCGGCGCCATCGTGACGGCCGGCATGCTCGCGCTCCTCATGCTGCGGCCTGGCATCAACCTGGCGCTCGCCTCCGGTCTCACGCTGATCGGCGGCCTTGGTGTGGGCCTGCTGATGCAGTCCACCACGATCATCACCATCAACAGCGCCGAGCCGCGCGACATGGGGGCGGCCAGCGGCTCAGTCACCCTCTGGCACACCATGGGCGCCTCACTGGGCGTGGCCGCCCTGGGCGCCCTGTACACCGCCCGGCTGCAGGACACCCTCATCGACCACCTCGGCGCGGAGACCGCCACCCGGATCGCCTTGACGCCCGAGGCGCTCATCCAGGCCACGCCTGCCGCGCGGGAGGCGGTTCGCCTCGCCATCTCCGACGGCATCCACGCCATGGCCCTCGGCGCGGCCGTGCTGGGCGCCCTCGCCTTCGTGCTGGCCTGGTTCGTCCGCGAGGTCCCCTTGCGTGATGGCGCCCCGTCGGCCGAGCCCGCCACCGCGGCCGCGTAAGGCAGGAACCCATGCCACAGAGTGTGAAAGTCCAGCTCGTGATGGACGTCATCTGCGCGCATTCCTACCTCGGCTACACCCGCTTCGCCCGCGCCGCGAACCGGCTCAGGACCGAGGGCGCGCAGGTAACGGTGGAGTTCCTGCCCTTCGAGCTCGCCCCGGGCGCCCCGGCAGGCGGGCAGCCGCTCCTGGCGGTCCTGGAACAGACCTTCGGCCCGCAAGCAGCCGCGGGCGCGCTCGCCTTCGCCGAACGCGCGGCCCGCGAAGGCCTCCGGTTCGAGTACGCCAAGGCGATCGCCACCGGCACCTTCGACGCCCACCGCCTCATCGCCGACGCCGCGCAGCAGGACAAGGCCGAGCCCATGGCAGAGCGACTCTTTCGCGCCCACTTCACCGACGGGCTGCACATCGGCGACCCCGCCACGCTCGCCCGACTGGCCGCCGAGGTCGGTGTCACCACCGGCCACGTGCCTTCCCGGGAAGTGCGCGCCCGGCTCGACCGCGTGCGCCGCCTCGGCATCACCGGCGTGCCGGTCTTCCTCATCGAGAACCTGCCCCCGCTCACCGGATCCCAGACCGAGACCACACTGCTGGCGGCCCTACGACAGGCCGCGATCACGAAGGGAGAACACCGTGACCACTGACCCGCTCCGGCTGGCCGTCATTGTCGGCAGCGTCCGCGACGGCCGCCTCGGTCCGACCGTGGCCACCTGGTTCGCCGGCCAGGCCACAGCACGCCCGGACCTCGACGTCGACATGATCGACCTGGTCGACGTGCCGATCGGCGGGGCGGCCCCGTCGATGTCCGCGCCTACGCCGGTGCTGCAGGCCCTGAGCGAGCTGACCCCGCGGCTGGCGTCCGCCGACGCGTTCGTGGTGGTGACCCCCGAGTACAACCACAGCTACCCGGCCGGCCTGAAGAACGCCATCAACTGGCACAACCAGCAGTTCCACGCCAAGCCAGTGGCGTTCGTCTCCTACGGCGGCATCTCCGGAGGCCTGCGCGCGGTGGAGCACCTGCGTGCCGTCTTCGCCGAACTGCACGCCGTCACCACTCGCGACACCGTCAGCTTCCACGGCGCCTGGGAGTGCTTCGACGGCAACGGACAGCCGAAGGACCCGACCGGCCCGGCCGCGGCCGCCAAGACCCTGCTGGACCAAGTGACCTGGTGGGCGCGCATCCTGCGCGACGCCAAGACCACTACCCCCTACACCGCATAAAGCAGAAAGGCATGATCATGACGACATTGACCGGCAAGACGGCGCTGGTGACCGGCGCCAGCCGGGGCATCGGCCGCGCGATCGCCACCCGGCTGGCCCGCGAAGGCGCCCGCGTCGCCGTCCACTACGGCGGCAACTACGCCGCCGCCAAGGACACCGTCGCCACCATCGAAGCGTCCGGCGGGCAGGCCTTCGCCGTCCAGGCCGAGCTGGGCGCGCCCGGCGACGCCGAAGCCCTGTGGACCGCCTTCGACGCGCACGCCGACGGGCTGGACGTCCTGGTCAACAACGCGGGCATCCTCGGCGGTCAGACCGAGATCGACGGCGTCACCCGGGAGGGCCTTGAGCGCCTGTTCGCGGTCAACACCACCGCCCCGTTCTTCATCACCCAGCAAGCCCTGCCACGGCTGCCCGACGGCGGGCGGATCATCACTGTGGGCACCATGCTGACCCGCGGGGCGGCCATGCCCAGGGCGATCGACTACGCCATGTCCAAGGCCGCACTCGACGTCATGACCGTCGCGCTGGCCAAGCAGCTCGGACCGCGCGGCATCACCGTCAACCTCGTGCCCCCGGCGTCATCGACACCGACATGCACCAAGGACGCCTGGTCGGCGAGGCCCTGGCCTGGCTGTCGTCACAGACGCCCCTCGGCCGGCTGGGCACGCCGCAGGACGTGGCCGACACCGTCGCCTTCCTGGCCTGCGACGACAGCCGCTACGTCACCGGACACCGGCTCGACGTCTCAGGCGGGACGACCATGTAACCCACGCTACCGGGCGGCCCAACGCTCGCCTGCTCGCTCCGACTCGGCGAGCAGACGAGCGCCTGTCGTGCTGAGCTTGAATAACCGGCACCTGAACGTCGGAGTCCTCTCATCGCCATCGGCACCCAACCCTGATCGCTCCGACCTGAGTGGTGGGCCTCAGAGGTGCTAGCCGGGACTGTACGGTTTTCTGGACAGGCCCTCACCGCGGCGTCGTCGGCGCGATCAACCACGAGTCGGTATGAAGCCGCAGGCCGATGTGTGCCATTCTCGCGACATGACCGAGTTTGAGACGACCACCAGCCGGGACGGACTCGCCCTGAACCGCGCGTTGTGGGATGTGCGAGCCCGCGTGCATGGTTCGACCGCTGCTGACCGGTTCTACGATGTCGACACTTTCCTGGCCGGACGGCAGACGCTGTGTGCACTGGAACGGGAGCTGATCGGCGAAGTGGCAGGGAAGGACCTCCTGCACCTACAGTGCCACTTCGGCCTGGACACGCTCAGCTGGGCACGGCTGGGCGCTCGCGTCACCGGCGTGGACTTCTCTCCGGTAGCGATCGCCCGGGCACGGGAGCTGGCCGAGCGCGCTGGTCTCACGGCCACCTTCGTCGAGGCCGACACCCAGCGGTTGCCCGCTACCTTGGTCGGCAGGTTCGAGGTGGTGGTGGCCACCTACGGGGTGCTGTGCTGGATCGCCGAGCTCGATGCCTGGATGCGTGGGGCGTCCATGGCGCTGCGGCCCGGCGGGAGCCTGATCCTGGTGGACATGCATCCGGCGTACCAGATCCTGGCCACGATCGATCCACTGGTCGCCGACTGGCCGTACGGCGGCGGCGAACCCCGGGTGGAGACGGTCACTGGCACGTACGCCGATGCCGGGTTGCGCCTGCCGGTTCAGCAGACGGTCCAGTACCCGTACTCGCTGGGCGAGATCGTGACCGCCGCCGCGCAGGCTGGGCTTGTCGTGACGCACCTGGGCGAGCACATCGCGACAGACATCGATCCCCGCAACCTCCTGCATCCGGATGAGGACAACCTGTATCGGCTGCGCTTCGGGGACTCTCACCTGCCCATCCTGTACTCGCTGCGCGCGATGTTGCCTCATGTCTGAACTGCGTATCCGCACAGGCAGGGGTGCCCCTTAGAAGGAGCCACACCCGTCGCCTGGGGTCCAGATCAGCGGGCGTGAGGTGCGCCATCAGACCCGGATGAGCGCTGCAGCCAGCTCAGCATTGCGCTGGGCGAACTCGGCCCATTCAGGCGGCGTGACGGCGCTCGCCCGGGCGGCGTCCGAGCGACCACACTCGCGCTGGTCCCATCCATTGAGGCGCCCGCCGCGGATGGTGAACGTGACGGCGAGGCCGTCTGCCCACCCGCATACGTCCTGGTCGCCGCCGCCGTCGACGGTGACGCGCTGCACGCTCGTCACCCATTCGAGCGCAGCGAGCTCGCTGTGGATCCGAGCGGCCAGCTCGAAGTTGAGCGCCGCCGCCGCACGATCGCGCGCCGCTGTCAGCACCTCACGCGCGATCCCGGCGTCCGTCCCATCGAGCGCGGAGATGACGGCCGCGGCCAGCCGCTTTCTGGACTGCGGGCCGATGCCGCGCCGTGTGGCAATGTCGCGTTCGGCGGCTGTCAGCCGGTCACGCGTGTACGACAGCGAGAACGCCCGGTGCAGCCCCGAGACCGCCTGCCGTGTCCTCATTCCGCCGAGGTAGGGACCGAAGCCGACGACCCCATCGAACCGTGCCACGTAGCTCGTCCGCACCCCGGCGGTGTGCGGACGCGTGTCGACCACGATGTAGATCGACGTCTCCTCACCGGCGGTGCGATTCCAGGGCGGCATGTGGGTTTCCAGCAAGTTGCGTTCGAGCCATGCGGCCTCGTGCACCGAGCCGCACGCCACCGCCTCGACTCGGGCGACTTGGGCCACCATCTTCGCCAGGTGCCGGCGATCGCGCAGGTCACCCCAGTAAGACTGCACCCGGCTCCGAAGATCGGTGGCGCGCCCCAGATAAAGGATCCGGCCGTGCCGGTCGCGGAAACGATAGACGCCAGCCTGGTGAGGCAGCCGC includes:
- a CDS encoding NmrA family NAD(P)-binding protein, which translates into the protein MIVVTTPTGQIGAQVLDKVLTSDEHIRVIVRDPSRVAAKARERVEVVHGSHDDPDVVTKAFAGADTVFWAVPPNMRVQNVVDYYEDFSRPASEAIKAQGVKRVVAVSSLGRESGEVAKRAGHLTAAFAMDDLLEATGVSYRALRMPFFKENLLGQVRVIKSQGTFFLANTADRPLATCATSDVAAAATALLLDDSWSGQGSVPVAGPDDLSPNQMAQVMSEALQRTVRFQEISTDAYRTRMSQYGITEGAAQGMADMVTAQNDGIYDHETRTPPFAIPGTSFRQWCQDVLKPAVLS
- a CDS encoding group II truncated hemoglobin translates to MQSVYEAAGGSTGLLRLAEAWHSRVMADDVVSHPFSHGFHPQHSERLAAYWAEALGGPATYSETHGDETSVVRIHSGNGPHEEMDRRAIACFDQALEDVGLTAAEPLRQVLHDYFVWATTTTMARYPTSADDVPEGLTIPRWSWDGLQR
- a CDS encoding TetR/AcrR family transcriptional regulator C-terminal domain-containing protein, whose translation is MRRIAGELGTGAMSLYRYVPRRDDLFDLMIDLAMSEIELPDGPSGDWRGDLTLLARQIRAAGLRHPWLIALLTSRPTLGPNLLRVHEFALGAFDGLGLDIDDITGFVGMLNDYVHSAIRREIGWLEEARRTGLDPERWKRDYMGPYVRQVVESGAFPLFNRSVLDSRTAHLAPEERFRHGLDRILDAIAALIPSFWPR
- a CDS encoding DsbA family oxidoreductase, which codes for MKVQLVMDVICAHSYLGYTRFARAANRLRTEGAQVTVEFLPFELAPGAPAGGQPLLAVLEQTFGPQAAAGALAFAERAAREGLRFEYAKAIATGTFDAHRLIADAAQQDKAEPMAERLFRAHFTDGLHIGDPATLARLAAEVGVTTGHVPSREVRARLDRVRRLGITGVPVFLIENLPPLTGSQTETTLLAALRQAAITKGEHRDH
- a CDS encoding NADPH-dependent FMN reductase, which translates into the protein MTTDPLRLAVIVGSVRDGRLGPTVATWFAGQATARPDLDVDMIDLVDVPIGGAAPSMSAPTPVLQALSELTPRLASADAFVVVTPEYNHSYPAGLKNAINWHNQQFHAKPVAFVSYGGISGGLRAVEHLRAVFAELHAVTTRDTVSFHGAWECFDGNGQPKDPTGPAAAAKTLLDQVTWWARILRDAKTTTPYTA
- a CDS encoding SDR family NAD(P)-dependent oxidoreductase codes for the protein MIMTTLTGKTALVTGASRGIGRAIATRLAREGARVAVHYGGNYAAAKDTVATIEASGGQAFAVQAELGAPGDAEALWTAFDAHADGLDVLVNNAGILGGQTEIDGVTREGLERLFAVNTTAPFFITQQALPRLPDGGRIITVGTMLTRGAAMPRAIDYAMSKAALDVMTVALAKQLGPRGITVNLVPPASSTPTCTKDAWSARPWPGCRHRRPSAGWARRRTWPTPSPSWPATTAATSPDTGSTSQAGRPCNPRYRAAQRSPARSDSASRRAPVVLSLNNRHLNVGVLSSPSAPNPDRSDLSGGPQRC
- a CDS encoding class I SAM-dependent methyltransferase — protein: MTEFETTTSRDGLALNRALWDVRARVHGSTAADRFYDVDTFLAGRQTLCALERELIGEVAGKDLLHLQCHFGLDTLSWARLGARVTGVDFSPVAIARARELAERAGLTATFVEADTQRLPATLVGRFEVVVATYGVLCWIAELDAWMRGASMALRPGGSLILVDMHPAYQILATIDPLVADWPYGGGEPRVETVTGTYADAGLRLPVQQTVQYPYSLGEIVTAAAQAGLVVTHLGEHIATDIDPRNLLHPDEDNLYRLRFGDSHLPILYSLRAMLPHV
- a CDS encoding GIY-YIG nuclease family protein, producing the protein MSARSSAARLPHQAGVYRFRDRHGRILYLGRATDLRSRVQSYWGDLRDRRHLAKMVAQVARVEAVACGSVHEAAWLERNLLETHMPPWNRTAGEETSIYIVVDTRPHTAGVRTSYVARFDGVVGFGPYLGGMRTRQAVSGLHRAFSLSYTRDRLTAAERDIATRRGIGPQSRKRLAAAVISALDGTDAGIAREVLTAARDRAAAALNFELAARIHSELAALEWVTSVQRVTVDGGGDQDVCGWADGLAVTFTIRGGRLNGWDQRECGRSDAARASAVTPPEWAEFAQRNAELAAALIRV